The following proteins come from a genomic window of Candidatus Dependentiae bacterium:
- the rpsU gene encoding 30S ribosomal protein S21, translating into MSKKKPNIEVQVTTNVDKALRKLKKMIEREGVVRDMKRLVYFEPQTQKRRKRLVRAIKNNLMRRAYLKLL; encoded by the coding sequence ATGTCTAAGAAAAAGCCAAACATCGAAGTTCAAGTAACAACTAATGTTGATAAAGCCCTTCGTAAATTAAAAAAAATGATTGAACGTGAAGGTGTAGTGCGAGATATGAAGCGTCTTGTCTATTTTGAGCCTCAAACACAAAAACGTCGCAAACGCTTGGTTCGTGCTATCAAAAATAATCTTATGCGCCGAGCATACCTAAAATTACTATAA
- a CDS encoding ribosome-binding factor A codes for MAKSLADIKRAQKESLLLRELSNFYLRITMDDDRLKDITLNRVKLSKDKSMCTLFFFSTQGVEHFEKTLPFLILYKPSMRKALAQSINARYTPQLVFKYDAPFEKHLQIDALLDQLKTDEQEDGD; via the coding sequence ATGGCAAAAAGTTTAGCCGACATTAAACGTGCGCAAAAAGAATCTTTGCTTTTGCGTGAACTATCAAATTTCTATTTACGCATTACCATGGATGATGATCGATTAAAAGATATCACTCTTAACCGAGTAAAGTTATCAAAAGATAAATCGATGTGCACACTCTTTTTTTTCTCCACACAAGGTGTTGAACATTTTGAAAAAACTTTGCCCTTTTTAATTTTATACAAACCTTCAATGCGCAAAGCTCTTGCACAATCAATTAATGCTCGATATACACCACAATTGGTGTTCAAGTACGATGCTCCTTTTGAAAAACATTTGCAAATAGATGCACTACTTGATCAATTAAAAACTGATGAGCAAGAAGACGGTGATTGA
- a CDS encoding prepilin peptidase translates to MSKKTVIDSLLFLVILSFIWGSFLNVVAYRLMHNKSIVAPRSFCPHCKKTIVWYDNIPVLSWLLLRAKCRNCKKPISFLYPFIELLTAASFTLLYYFEPTYFPAYAFFFSALIVIIRTDLEYMLISRVSTLWLIPCAYALSYLDMLPLTLQESVIGSVVGYLTLFLVAHVFYVITKKQGMGEGDFDLLALIGAFVGLQGIFITLLIGSWIGTITSIAYIFIAGKNLQVKIPFGPFLALGAMSYVLWHDAIEQIISHLQY, encoded by the coding sequence ATGAGCAAGAAGACGGTGATTGATTCTTTACTATTTTTAGTAATATTATCATTCATTTGGGGTTCATTCTTGAATGTAGTAGCATATCGCCTCATGCACAACAAAAGCATTGTTGCTCCCAGATCATTTTGCCCACATTGTAAAAAAACTATTGTATGGTATGACAACATACCTGTACTTTCTTGGCTTTTATTACGAGCAAAATGCCGCAACTGCAAAAAGCCTATCTCATTCCTATACCCATTCATTGAGCTGTTAACTGCAGCTTCATTTACATTGTTATACTACTTTGAACCAACTTATTTTCCAGCCTATGCATTCTTTTTTTCTGCATTGATTGTTATTATTCGCACTGATCTTGAATACATGCTTATTAGCCGAGTCTCCACACTATGGTTAATTCCCTGTGCATATGCACTCAGTTATTTGGATATGCTACCTTTAACTTTACAAGAAAGCGTTATAGGCTCTGTTGTTGGTTACTTGACCCTATTTCTTGTCGCTCACGTTTTTTATGTAATTACCAAAAAACAAGGCATGGGTGAAGGCGACTTTGACCTTCTTGCATTAATTGGTGCATTTGTTGGCTTACAAGGTATTTTTATTACCTTACTTATAGGCTCTTGGATCGGTACAATTACCAGCATTGCCTATATTTTTATCGCCGGAAAAAACCTACAAGTCAAAATTCCATTTGGCCCATTTTTGGCGTTAGGTGCTATGAGTTAT